Proteins encoded within one genomic window of Microbacterium sp. LKL04:
- the mnmA gene encoding tRNA 2-thiouridine(34) synthase MnmA → MRVLAAMSGGVDSAVAAARAVDAGHDVVGVHLALSRAGGTLRTGSRGCCTIEDALDARRAADLLGIPFYVWDFSERFRDDVIDDFVNEYRAGRTPNPCMRCNEKIKFAALLERALELGFDAVCTGHYATLVDGPEGRELHRASDEAKDQSYVLGVLTADQLAHTYFPLGTTPSKAVVRAEAAERGLTVAQKPDSHDICFIPDGDTRGWLAEKVGAEQGDVLDRDGAVVGRHEGAHAFTVGQRRGLQLGVPAADGKPRFVLEVRPVSNTVVVGPKEALATAEIAGERHSWAGRAPADGAFDCHVQIRAHADPVPARATVDAGTVTVAPEEPFDGVAPGQTAVLYDGTRVIGQFTISRTVSAVPQHV, encoded by the coding sequence ATGCGCGTACTGGCAGCCATGAGCGGCGGGGTCGATTCGGCGGTGGCCGCGGCCCGGGCCGTCGACGCCGGACACGATGTCGTCGGCGTCCACCTCGCGCTGTCACGCGCGGGCGGCACCCTCCGGACCGGGAGCCGCGGGTGCTGCACGATCGAAGACGCCCTCGACGCGCGGCGCGCTGCTGACCTGCTCGGCATTCCGTTCTACGTGTGGGACTTCTCGGAGCGCTTCCGCGACGATGTGATCGACGATTTCGTGAACGAGTACCGCGCCGGGCGCACGCCCAACCCGTGCATGCGGTGCAACGAGAAGATCAAGTTCGCCGCCCTTCTCGAGCGCGCGCTCGAGCTCGGCTTCGACGCGGTCTGCACGGGGCACTACGCGACCCTGGTCGATGGTCCCGAGGGTCGCGAGCTGCATCGCGCGTCGGACGAGGCGAAGGACCAGTCCTATGTCCTCGGCGTGCTGACGGCGGACCAGCTCGCGCACACGTACTTCCCGCTCGGCACGACCCCCTCCAAGGCGGTCGTCCGCGCCGAGGCCGCCGAGCGCGGTCTGACCGTCGCCCAGAAGCCCGACAGCCACGACATCTGCTTCATCCCCGACGGCGACACCCGTGGCTGGCTGGCCGAGAAGGTCGGTGCCGAGCAGGGCGACGTGCTCGACCGGGACGGCGCCGTCGTGGGTCGCCACGAGGGTGCGCATGCGTTCACCGTCGGTCAGCGTCGCGGCCTGCAGCTCGGCGTACCGGCCGCGGACGGCAAGCCGCGCTTCGTCCTCGAGGTGCGTCCCGTCTCGAACACCGTCGTGGTGGGCCCCAAGGAGGCTCTCGCGACGGCGGAGATCGCCGGGGAACGGCACAGCTGGGCGGGGCGGGCGCCCGCCGACGGTGCGTTCGACTGCCACGTGCAGATCCGCGCGCACGCCGATCCGGTCCCGGCCCGTGCGACGGTCGACGCCGGCACGGTGACGGTGGCCCCGGAGGAGCCCTTCGACGGAGTCGCGCCCGGTCAGACAGCAGTCCTCTACGACGGGACGCGGGTCATCGGCCAGTTCACGATCTCCCGGACCGTGTCCGCCGTTCCGCAGCACGTCTGA